A window of Xiphophorus hellerii strain 12219 chromosome 7, Xiphophorus_hellerii-4.1, whole genome shotgun sequence contains these coding sequences:
- the prkag3b gene encoding 5'-AMP-activated protein kinase subunit gamma-3b isoform X5: MDSFAEVPLFEMDEYEEEDVLSVRSRGVCTYATYPMAPPAGADPDTYIYMNFMKSHSCYDAMPRSSKLVIFDTTLQVKKAFFALVANGVRAAPLWDTKLQCFVGMLTITDFINILHRYYKSPLVQIYELEEHKIETWREIYLQYSVNRLISIKPESSLFDAIYSLLKNKIHRLPVIDPASGNVLHILTHKRILKFLHIFGSMIPKPRFLQKQINEVPIGTFREIATIQESASVYEALAIFVERRVSALPVVNEQGKVLALYSRFDVINLAAQKNYNNLNMTMKEALTSRSCWVEGVLKCYPHETLEAIIDRIAKAEVHRLVLVDREDVVRGIVSLSDILQALVLTPAVSSLPSPKVPASISQGYFFISMT; encoded by the exons ATGGATTCCTTTGCAGAG GTCCCTTTGTTTGAGATGGATGAGTATGAGGAAGAAGATGTTCTCTCGGTGAGGAGCAGAG GTGTCTGTACATATGCCACATACCCCatggcgccccctgcaggagcAGATCCTGACACCTACATTTACATGAATTTCATGAAGAGTCACAGTTGCTATGATGCCATGCCCAGAAGCTCCAAACTGGTCATCTTTGATACAACGCTGCAG GTGAAGAAGGCTTTCTTTGCTCTGGTGGCGAACGGCGTGCGGGCGGCACCGCTGTGGGACACCAAGCTGCAGTGTTTTGTAG GTATGCTAACCATTACGGACTTTATTAACATCCTTCATCGTTACTACAAGTCTCCCTTG GTTCAGATCTACGAACTGGAAGAACACAAAATAGAGACATGGAGAG AAATCTATCTGCAGTATTCAGTCAACAGACTCATCAGCATCAAACCTGAGTCCAG TTTGTTTGATGCCATCTACTCACTGTTAAAGAATAAGATCCACCGGCTCCCAGTTATTGACCCAGCTTCTGGAAATGTCCTCCACATCCTGACTCACAAGCGGATCCTCAAATTCCTTCACATCTTT GGATCCATGATTCCTAAACCCAGGTTTCTTCAAAAGCAGATCAATGAGGTGCCGATTGGTACCTTTAGGGAGATTGCAACAATCCAGGAATCTGCTTCTGTCTATGAAGCTCTGGCTATTTTTGTGGAAAGAAGAGTGTCAGCCCTGCCTGTGGTTAATGAGCAAG GTAAAGTTTTGGCACTGTACTCCAGATTTGATGTCATT AACCTTGctgctcaaaaaaattacaacaatttAAACATGACAATGAAAGAGGCCCTCACGTCAAGATCCTGCTGGGTTGAAGGAGTCCTTAAATGTTATCCACACGAAACACTGGAGGCCATCATCGACCGCATAGCTAAAGCTGAG gTTCATCGACTAGTTTTGGTCGACAGAGAAGATGTGGTGAGAGGGATTGTCTCTCTGTCTGATATTCTGCAAGCCCTGGTTCTCACTCCTGCAG TGTCATCACTTCCTTCTCCTAAAGTTCCAGCCAGCATTTCCCAG GGGTACTTCTTCATTTCCATGACATGA
- the prkag3b gene encoding 5'-AMP-activated protein kinase subunit gamma-3b isoform X4 gives MDSFAEVPLFEMDEYEEEDVLSVRSRGVCTYATYPMAPPAGADPDTYIYMNFMKSHSCYDAMPRSSKLVIFDTTLQVKKAFFALVANGVRAAPLWDTKLQCFVGMLTITDFINILHRYYKSPLVQIYELEEHKIETWREIYLQYSVNRLISIKPESSLFDAIYSLLKNKIHRLPVIDPASGNVLHILTHKRILKFLHIFGSMIPKPRFLQKQINEVPIGTFREIATIQESASVYEALAIFVERRVSALPVVNEQGKVLALYSRFDVINLAAQKNYNNLNMTMKEALTSRSCWVEGVLKCYPHETLEAIIDRIAKAEVHRLVLVDREDVVRGIVSLSDILQALVLTPAAASPVSHELLTPLPSKSISPFSSQCHHFLLLKFQPAFPRGTSSFP, from the exons ATGGATTCCTTTGCAGAG GTCCCTTTGTTTGAGATGGATGAGTATGAGGAAGAAGATGTTCTCTCGGTGAGGAGCAGAG GTGTCTGTACATATGCCACATACCCCatggcgccccctgcaggagcAGATCCTGACACCTACATTTACATGAATTTCATGAAGAGTCACAGTTGCTATGATGCCATGCCCAGAAGCTCCAAACTGGTCATCTTTGATACAACGCTGCAG GTGAAGAAGGCTTTCTTTGCTCTGGTGGCGAACGGCGTGCGGGCGGCACCGCTGTGGGACACCAAGCTGCAGTGTTTTGTAG GTATGCTAACCATTACGGACTTTATTAACATCCTTCATCGTTACTACAAGTCTCCCTTG GTTCAGATCTACGAACTGGAAGAACACAAAATAGAGACATGGAGAG AAATCTATCTGCAGTATTCAGTCAACAGACTCATCAGCATCAAACCTGAGTCCAG TTTGTTTGATGCCATCTACTCACTGTTAAAGAATAAGATCCACCGGCTCCCAGTTATTGACCCAGCTTCTGGAAATGTCCTCCACATCCTGACTCACAAGCGGATCCTCAAATTCCTTCACATCTTT GGATCCATGATTCCTAAACCCAGGTTTCTTCAAAAGCAGATCAATGAGGTGCCGATTGGTACCTTTAGGGAGATTGCAACAATCCAGGAATCTGCTTCTGTCTATGAAGCTCTGGCTATTTTTGTGGAAAGAAGAGTGTCAGCCCTGCCTGTGGTTAATGAGCAAG GTAAAGTTTTGGCACTGTACTCCAGATTTGATGTCATT AACCTTGctgctcaaaaaaattacaacaatttAAACATGACAATGAAAGAGGCCCTCACGTCAAGATCCTGCTGGGTTGAAGGAGTCCTTAAATGTTATCCACACGAAACACTGGAGGCCATCATCGACCGCATAGCTAAAGCTGAG gTTCATCGACTAGTTTTGGTCGACAGAGAAGATGTGGTGAGAGGGATTGTCTCTCTGTCTGATATTCTGCAAGCCCTGGTTCTCACTCCTGCAG CAGCCTCTCCAGTTTCACATGAACTGTTGACACCCTTACCTTCAAAGTCCATCTCTCCTTTTTCGAGCCAGTGTCATCACTTCCTTCTCCTAAAGTTCCAGCCAGCATTTCCCAG GGGTACTTCTTCATTTCCATGA
- the prkag3b gene encoding 5'-AMP-activated protein kinase subunit gamma-3b isoform X1 — MDSFAEVPLFEMDEYEEEDVLSVRSRGVCTYATYPMAPPAGADPDTYIYMNFMKSHSCYDAMPRSSKLVIFDTTLQVKKAFFALVANGVRAAPLWDTKLQCFVGMLTITDFINILHRYYKSPLVQIYELEEHKIETWREIYLQYSVNRLISIKPESSLFDAIYSLLKNKIHRLPVIDPASGNVLHILTHKRILKFLHIFGSMIPKPRFLQKQINEVPIGTFREIATIQESASVYEALAIFVERRVSALPVVNEQGKVLALYSRFDVINLAAQKNYNNLNMTMKEALTSRSCWVEGVLKCYPHETLEAIIDRIAKAEVHRLVLVDREDVVRGIVSLSDILQALVLTPAAASPVSHELLTPLPSKSISPFSSQCHHFLLLKFQPAFPRYLQVTNLSSLKKTRWRLTM, encoded by the exons ATGGATTCCTTTGCAGAG GTCCCTTTGTTTGAGATGGATGAGTATGAGGAAGAAGATGTTCTCTCGGTGAGGAGCAGAG GTGTCTGTACATATGCCACATACCCCatggcgccccctgcaggagcAGATCCTGACACCTACATTTACATGAATTTCATGAAGAGTCACAGTTGCTATGATGCCATGCCCAGAAGCTCCAAACTGGTCATCTTTGATACAACGCTGCAG GTGAAGAAGGCTTTCTTTGCTCTGGTGGCGAACGGCGTGCGGGCGGCACCGCTGTGGGACACCAAGCTGCAGTGTTTTGTAG GTATGCTAACCATTACGGACTTTATTAACATCCTTCATCGTTACTACAAGTCTCCCTTG GTTCAGATCTACGAACTGGAAGAACACAAAATAGAGACATGGAGAG AAATCTATCTGCAGTATTCAGTCAACAGACTCATCAGCATCAAACCTGAGTCCAG TTTGTTTGATGCCATCTACTCACTGTTAAAGAATAAGATCCACCGGCTCCCAGTTATTGACCCAGCTTCTGGAAATGTCCTCCACATCCTGACTCACAAGCGGATCCTCAAATTCCTTCACATCTTT GGATCCATGATTCCTAAACCCAGGTTTCTTCAAAAGCAGATCAATGAGGTGCCGATTGGTACCTTTAGGGAGATTGCAACAATCCAGGAATCTGCTTCTGTCTATGAAGCTCTGGCTATTTTTGTGGAAAGAAGAGTGTCAGCCCTGCCTGTGGTTAATGAGCAAG GTAAAGTTTTGGCACTGTACTCCAGATTTGATGTCATT AACCTTGctgctcaaaaaaattacaacaatttAAACATGACAATGAAAGAGGCCCTCACGTCAAGATCCTGCTGGGTTGAAGGAGTCCTTAAATGTTATCCACACGAAACACTGGAGGCCATCATCGACCGCATAGCTAAAGCTGAG gTTCATCGACTAGTTTTGGTCGACAGAGAAGATGTGGTGAGAGGGATTGTCTCTCTGTCTGATATTCTGCAAGCCCTGGTTCTCACTCCTGCAG CAGCCTCTCCAGTTTCACATGAACTGTTGACACCCTTACCTTCAAAGTCCATCTCTCCTTTTTCGAGCCAGTGTCATCACTTCCTTCTCCTAAAGTTCCAGCCAGCATTTCCCAG ATATTTACAAGTGACCAACCTGTCAAGTTTGaagaaaacaagatggcggctgACGATGTAA
- the prkag3b gene encoding 5'-AMP-activated protein kinase subunit gamma-3b isoform X2, whose translation MDSFAEVPLFEMDEYEEEDVLSVRSRGVCTYATYPMAPPAGADPDTYIYMNFMKSHSCYDAMPRSSKLVIFDTTLQVKKAFFALVANGVRAAPLWDTKLQCFVGMLTITDFINILHRYYKSPLVQIYELEEHKIETWREIYLQYSVNRLISIKPESSLFDAIYSLLKNKIHRLPVIDPASGNVLHILTHKRILKFLHIFGSMIPKPRFLQKQINEVPIGTFREIATIQESASVYEALAIFVERRVSALPVVNEQGKVLALYSRFDVINLAAQKNYNNLNMTMKEALTSRSCWVEGVLKCYPHETLEAIIDRIAKAEVHRLVLVDREDVVRGIVSLSDILQALVLTPAASPVSHELLTPLPSKSISPFSSQCHHFLLLKFQPAFPRYLQVTNLSSLKKTRWRLTM comes from the exons ATGGATTCCTTTGCAGAG GTCCCTTTGTTTGAGATGGATGAGTATGAGGAAGAAGATGTTCTCTCGGTGAGGAGCAGAG GTGTCTGTACATATGCCACATACCCCatggcgccccctgcaggagcAGATCCTGACACCTACATTTACATGAATTTCATGAAGAGTCACAGTTGCTATGATGCCATGCCCAGAAGCTCCAAACTGGTCATCTTTGATACAACGCTGCAG GTGAAGAAGGCTTTCTTTGCTCTGGTGGCGAACGGCGTGCGGGCGGCACCGCTGTGGGACACCAAGCTGCAGTGTTTTGTAG GTATGCTAACCATTACGGACTTTATTAACATCCTTCATCGTTACTACAAGTCTCCCTTG GTTCAGATCTACGAACTGGAAGAACACAAAATAGAGACATGGAGAG AAATCTATCTGCAGTATTCAGTCAACAGACTCATCAGCATCAAACCTGAGTCCAG TTTGTTTGATGCCATCTACTCACTGTTAAAGAATAAGATCCACCGGCTCCCAGTTATTGACCCAGCTTCTGGAAATGTCCTCCACATCCTGACTCACAAGCGGATCCTCAAATTCCTTCACATCTTT GGATCCATGATTCCTAAACCCAGGTTTCTTCAAAAGCAGATCAATGAGGTGCCGATTGGTACCTTTAGGGAGATTGCAACAATCCAGGAATCTGCTTCTGTCTATGAAGCTCTGGCTATTTTTGTGGAAAGAAGAGTGTCAGCCCTGCCTGTGGTTAATGAGCAAG GTAAAGTTTTGGCACTGTACTCCAGATTTGATGTCATT AACCTTGctgctcaaaaaaattacaacaatttAAACATGACAATGAAAGAGGCCCTCACGTCAAGATCCTGCTGGGTTGAAGGAGTCCTTAAATGTTATCCACACGAAACACTGGAGGCCATCATCGACCGCATAGCTAAAGCTGAG gTTCATCGACTAGTTTTGGTCGACAGAGAAGATGTGGTGAGAGGGATTGTCTCTCTGTCTGATATTCTGCAAGCCCTGGTTCTCACTCCTGCAG CCTCTCCAGTTTCACATGAACTGTTGACACCCTTACCTTCAAAGTCCATCTCTCCTTTTTCGAGCCAGTGTCATCACTTCCTTCTCCTAAAGTTCCAGCCAGCATTTCCCAG ATATTTACAAGTGACCAACCTGTCAAGTTTGaagaaaacaagatggcggctgACGATGTAA
- the prkag3b gene encoding 5'-AMP-activated protein kinase subunit gamma-3b isoform X3, with amino-acid sequence MDSFAEVPLFEMDEYEEEDVLSVRSRGVCTYATYPMAPPAGADPDTYIYMNFMKSHSCYDAMPRSSKLVIFDTTLQVKKAFFALVANGVRAAPLWDTKLQCFVGMLTITDFINILHRYYKSPLVQIYELEEHKIETWREIYLQYSVNRLISIKPESSLFDAIYSLLKNKIHRLPVIDPASGNVLHILTHKRILKFLHIFGSMIPKPRFLQKQINEVPIGTFREIATIQESASVYEALAIFVERRVSALPVVNEQGKVLALYSRFDVINLAAQKNYNNLNMTMKEALTSRSCWVEGVLKCYPHETLEAIIDRIAKAEVHRLVLVDREDVVRGIVSLSDILQALVLTPAVSSLPSPKVPASISQIFTSDQPVKFEENKMAADDVKQDDNIVKNRA; translated from the exons ATGGATTCCTTTGCAGAG GTCCCTTTGTTTGAGATGGATGAGTATGAGGAAGAAGATGTTCTCTCGGTGAGGAGCAGAG GTGTCTGTACATATGCCACATACCCCatggcgccccctgcaggagcAGATCCTGACACCTACATTTACATGAATTTCATGAAGAGTCACAGTTGCTATGATGCCATGCCCAGAAGCTCCAAACTGGTCATCTTTGATACAACGCTGCAG GTGAAGAAGGCTTTCTTTGCTCTGGTGGCGAACGGCGTGCGGGCGGCACCGCTGTGGGACACCAAGCTGCAGTGTTTTGTAG GTATGCTAACCATTACGGACTTTATTAACATCCTTCATCGTTACTACAAGTCTCCCTTG GTTCAGATCTACGAACTGGAAGAACACAAAATAGAGACATGGAGAG AAATCTATCTGCAGTATTCAGTCAACAGACTCATCAGCATCAAACCTGAGTCCAG TTTGTTTGATGCCATCTACTCACTGTTAAAGAATAAGATCCACCGGCTCCCAGTTATTGACCCAGCTTCTGGAAATGTCCTCCACATCCTGACTCACAAGCGGATCCTCAAATTCCTTCACATCTTT GGATCCATGATTCCTAAACCCAGGTTTCTTCAAAAGCAGATCAATGAGGTGCCGATTGGTACCTTTAGGGAGATTGCAACAATCCAGGAATCTGCTTCTGTCTATGAAGCTCTGGCTATTTTTGTGGAAAGAAGAGTGTCAGCCCTGCCTGTGGTTAATGAGCAAG GTAAAGTTTTGGCACTGTACTCCAGATTTGATGTCATT AACCTTGctgctcaaaaaaattacaacaatttAAACATGACAATGAAAGAGGCCCTCACGTCAAGATCCTGCTGGGTTGAAGGAGTCCTTAAATGTTATCCACACGAAACACTGGAGGCCATCATCGACCGCATAGCTAAAGCTGAG gTTCATCGACTAGTTTTGGTCGACAGAGAAGATGTGGTGAGAGGGATTGTCTCTCTGTCTGATATTCTGCAAGCCCTGGTTCTCACTCCTGCAG TGTCATCACTTCCTTCTCCTAAAGTTCCAGCCAGCATTTCCCAG ATATTTACAAGTGACCAACCTGTCAAGTTTGaagaaaacaagatggcggctgACGATGTAAAACAGGACGATAACATAGTGAAGAATAGAGCTTAA
- the prkag3b gene encoding 5'-AMP-activated protein kinase subunit gamma-3b isoform X7: MDSFAEVPLFEMDEYEEEDVLSVRSRGVCTYATYPMAPPAGADPDTYIYMNFMKSHSCYDAMPRSSKLVIFDTTLQVKKAFFALVANGVRAAPLWDTKLQCFVGMLTITDFINILHRYYKSPLVQIYELEEHKIETWREIYLQYSVNRLISIKPESSLFDAIYSLLKNKIHRLPVIDPASGNVLHILTHKRILKFLHIFGSMIPKPRFLQKQINEVPIGTFREIATIQESASVYEALAIFVERRVSALPVVNEQGKVLALYSRFDVINLAAQKNYNNLNMTMKEALTSRSCWVEGVLKCYPHETLEAIIDRIAKAEVHRLVLVDREDVVRGIVSLSDILQALVLTPADIYK, translated from the exons ATGGATTCCTTTGCAGAG GTCCCTTTGTTTGAGATGGATGAGTATGAGGAAGAAGATGTTCTCTCGGTGAGGAGCAGAG GTGTCTGTACATATGCCACATACCCCatggcgccccctgcaggagcAGATCCTGACACCTACATTTACATGAATTTCATGAAGAGTCACAGTTGCTATGATGCCATGCCCAGAAGCTCCAAACTGGTCATCTTTGATACAACGCTGCAG GTGAAGAAGGCTTTCTTTGCTCTGGTGGCGAACGGCGTGCGGGCGGCACCGCTGTGGGACACCAAGCTGCAGTGTTTTGTAG GTATGCTAACCATTACGGACTTTATTAACATCCTTCATCGTTACTACAAGTCTCCCTTG GTTCAGATCTACGAACTGGAAGAACACAAAATAGAGACATGGAGAG AAATCTATCTGCAGTATTCAGTCAACAGACTCATCAGCATCAAACCTGAGTCCAG TTTGTTTGATGCCATCTACTCACTGTTAAAGAATAAGATCCACCGGCTCCCAGTTATTGACCCAGCTTCTGGAAATGTCCTCCACATCCTGACTCACAAGCGGATCCTCAAATTCCTTCACATCTTT GGATCCATGATTCCTAAACCCAGGTTTCTTCAAAAGCAGATCAATGAGGTGCCGATTGGTACCTTTAGGGAGATTGCAACAATCCAGGAATCTGCTTCTGTCTATGAAGCTCTGGCTATTTTTGTGGAAAGAAGAGTGTCAGCCCTGCCTGTGGTTAATGAGCAAG GTAAAGTTTTGGCACTGTACTCCAGATTTGATGTCATT AACCTTGctgctcaaaaaaattacaacaatttAAACATGACAATGAAAGAGGCCCTCACGTCAAGATCCTGCTGGGTTGAAGGAGTCCTTAAATGTTATCCACACGAAACACTGGAGGCCATCATCGACCGCATAGCTAAAGCTGAG gTTCATCGACTAGTTTTGGTCGACAGAGAAGATGTGGTGAGAGGGATTGTCTCTCTGTCTGATATTCTGCAAGCCCTGGTTCTCACTCCTGCAG ATATTTACAAGTGA
- the prkag3b gene encoding 5'-AMP-activated protein kinase subunit gamma-3b isoform X6 produces the protein MAPPAGADPDTYIYMNFMKSHSCYDAMPRSSKLVIFDTTLQVKKAFFALVANGVRAAPLWDTKLQCFVGMLTITDFINILHRYYKSPLVQIYELEEHKIETWREIYLQYSVNRLISIKPESSLFDAIYSLLKNKIHRLPVIDPASGNVLHILTHKRILKFLHIFGSMIPKPRFLQKQINEVPIGTFREIATIQESASVYEALAIFVERRVSALPVVNEQGKVLALYSRFDVINLAAQKNYNNLNMTMKEALTSRSCWVEGVLKCYPHETLEAIIDRIAKAEVHRLVLVDREDVVRGIVSLSDILQALVLTPAAASPVSHELLTPLPSKSISPFSSQCHHFLLLKFQPAFPRYLQVTNLSSLKKTRWRLTM, from the exons atggcgccccctgcaggagcAGATCCTGACACCTACATTTACATGAATTTCATGAAGAGTCACAGTTGCTATGATGCCATGCCCAGAAGCTCCAAACTGGTCATCTTTGATACAACGCTGCAG GTGAAGAAGGCTTTCTTTGCTCTGGTGGCGAACGGCGTGCGGGCGGCACCGCTGTGGGACACCAAGCTGCAGTGTTTTGTAG GTATGCTAACCATTACGGACTTTATTAACATCCTTCATCGTTACTACAAGTCTCCCTTG GTTCAGATCTACGAACTGGAAGAACACAAAATAGAGACATGGAGAG AAATCTATCTGCAGTATTCAGTCAACAGACTCATCAGCATCAAACCTGAGTCCAG TTTGTTTGATGCCATCTACTCACTGTTAAAGAATAAGATCCACCGGCTCCCAGTTATTGACCCAGCTTCTGGAAATGTCCTCCACATCCTGACTCACAAGCGGATCCTCAAATTCCTTCACATCTTT GGATCCATGATTCCTAAACCCAGGTTTCTTCAAAAGCAGATCAATGAGGTGCCGATTGGTACCTTTAGGGAGATTGCAACAATCCAGGAATCTGCTTCTGTCTATGAAGCTCTGGCTATTTTTGTGGAAAGAAGAGTGTCAGCCCTGCCTGTGGTTAATGAGCAAG GTAAAGTTTTGGCACTGTACTCCAGATTTGATGTCATT AACCTTGctgctcaaaaaaattacaacaatttAAACATGACAATGAAAGAGGCCCTCACGTCAAGATCCTGCTGGGTTGAAGGAGTCCTTAAATGTTATCCACACGAAACACTGGAGGCCATCATCGACCGCATAGCTAAAGCTGAG gTTCATCGACTAGTTTTGGTCGACAGAGAAGATGTGGTGAGAGGGATTGTCTCTCTGTCTGATATTCTGCAAGCCCTGGTTCTCACTCCTGCAG CAGCCTCTCCAGTTTCACATGAACTGTTGACACCCTTACCTTCAAAGTCCATCTCTCCTTTTTCGAGCCAGTGTCATCACTTCCTTCTCCTAAAGTTCCAGCCAGCATTTCCCAG ATATTTACAAGTGACCAACCTGTCAAGTTTGaagaaaacaagatggcggctgACGATGTAA